Proteins from a genomic interval of Bombus affinis isolate iyBomAffi1 chromosome 18, iyBomAffi1.2, whole genome shotgun sequence:
- the LOC126926434 gene encoding uncharacterized protein LOC126926434, which translates to MNSTKKTAKSKKKYHCVPAASAPKTVFDPKSNNDDKAKDNNEQHQTMLLAKDAIRYIPILNGEDDIGVEDFIKEVHSIQMCCSEKDLLLKAIKIDKIVGRAAQSIRNVPIENYINLYDTLRSNIVLEVTSDEYEEQLRDLKQGRYESVQNFSIRFRCILNKLIYAITSENPQLITRRIMIEATMRKVSRIYLKGLKNDIGRILLASKLDSLNETEKKAVDIERYLREEEQEWRTDTRPTVTYNQQFSNRLMQTSSRPLATTRNYNPVNKCVSSFSNTERVPFAKRQAKCFKCGELGHVARILCRP; encoded by the coding sequence ATGAACAGCACAAAGAAAACCGCGAAATCGAAAAAAAAGTATCATTGTGTACCTGCAGCGAGCGCACCCAAAACGGTATTTGATCCTAAAAGCAATAACGATGACAAAGCCAAAGATAACAACGAACAACACCAGACTATGTTATTAGCGAAAGATGCAATAAGATACATTCCAATTTTAAACGGTGAGGATGACATTGGAGTGGAAGATTTCATAAAAGAAGTACATTCTATCCAAATGTGTTGTTCCGAAAAGGATTTGTTATTGAAAGCTATAAAAATCGATAAAATAGTTGGTAGAGCCGCGCAAAGTATTCGAAACGTACCtattgaaaattatataaacTTATACGATACTTTGAGATCCAACATAGTACTTGAAGTAACATCTGACGAATACGAAGAACAATTACGCGATTTAAAACAGGGACGCTACGAATCTGTTCAAAATTTCAGCATCCGGTTCCGCTGCATATTGAATAAACTTATATATGCAATAACCAGTGAAAATCCACAACTAATTACAAGACGAATAATGATTGAAGCCACCATGAGGAAAGTAAGTCGAATTTATTTAAAAGGACTTAAAAACGACATAGGACGTATACTGTTAGCGAGCAAACTAGATTCATTGAACgaaacagaaaagaaagcaGTAGACATTGAAAGATACCTACGAGAAGAAGAACAGGAATGGAGGACAGATACTCGACCAACAGTAACGTATAACCAACAGTTTAGTAACAGACTGATGCAGACAAGCAGCCGACCATTAGCTACAACACGTAATTATAATCCAGTCAACAAATGCGTTTCATCGTTTTCTAACACCGAACGTGTACCATTTGCTAAGCGGCAAGCAAAATGTTTTAAATGTGGCGAATTGGGACATGTTGCGAGAATTCTGTGTCGACCATGA
- the LOC126926439 gene encoding uncharacterized protein LOC126926439, with protein sequence MFNKVTIVHTGLLTAVKEMRFLMLQDVFYKSAIIEHCDQVARILCLAPFFGESTKDVSSICTTANRQYIEIIEAAWATTSYEPNNRQTKIIPQDILDKVREKRKVKAKWQKHKIRESKKTSKQTSKGNRK encoded by the exons atgttTAACAAA GTCACAATTGTACACACAGGTCTGTTAACTGCTGTAAAGGAGATGAGGTTCTTAATGTTGCAAGATGTATTTTACAAATCAGCCATCATTGAACACTGCGATCAGGTAGCTAGGATTTTGTGTTTGGCGCCATTCTTCGGTGAAAGCACTAAAG ATGTCAGCAGTATATGCACTACTGCGAACAGGCAGTACATTGAAATTATAGAAGCAGCATGGGCAACTACTAGTTATGAACCAAATAACAGGCAAACAAAAATAATTCCACAAGACATTCTTGACAAAGtcagagaaaaaaggaaagtgaaagcaaaatggcaaaaacataAAATACGTGAAAGCAAAAAAACATCTAAACAAACTTCTAAAGGaaatagaaagtaa